A stretch of Microbulbifer bruguierae DNA encodes these proteins:
- a CDS encoding AgmX/PglI C-terminal domain-containing protein, whose protein sequence is MSHIATPATDRPTMMPWHYYNSSLPWSSTEEEDQRFAKFLKAGIVAFLLVGALFTFIPAPELTREQKEKLPPQLARVILEKKELPKPEVKPKPKPVEKKLQKPKEIKQEKPKPVEKPKPEPIKTIKPKPLTEKAPAAEVAKAREKAANSGLMQLQDDLMDMRDSLDVSAVANANSLASDASSAQKIDRSLISDKSKTSSGGINTGQLSRNTGGSALSGRETTQVEVAEATQAAKSSSKEARQERGSRGEESIRQVMEANKGAIFAIYNRALRRDPTLAGKVTVQLVIEADGTISAVNLVSSELGNEDLERKLLARIRLINFGSANVEKSTLNYSIDFLPS, encoded by the coding sequence ATGAGTCATATCGCCACCCCGGCCACCGACAGGCCGACAATGATGCCCTGGCACTACTACAATTCGTCCCTACCCTGGTCCTCGACCGAAGAAGAGGATCAGCGCTTTGCAAAATTCCTCAAGGCCGGCATCGTCGCTTTCCTGCTGGTGGGAGCGCTGTTTACCTTTATTCCGGCGCCGGAGCTGACCCGTGAACAGAAAGAGAAACTGCCACCGCAATTGGCCAGGGTAATTCTGGAAAAGAAGGAATTGCCCAAACCAGAGGTAAAACCCAAACCGAAACCGGTGGAAAAAAAGCTGCAGAAGCCCAAGGAAATCAAACAGGAAAAACCAAAGCCGGTGGAGAAACCGAAGCCGGAACCGATCAAGACGATAAAGCCAAAACCACTTACGGAAAAAGCACCGGCGGCGGAGGTAGCGAAGGCGCGGGAGAAGGCCGCCAACAGCGGACTGATGCAGCTCCAGGACGACCTCATGGATATGCGCGATAGCCTCGATGTGTCCGCAGTGGCCAATGCCAACAGTCTCGCCAGCGACGCCTCCAGCGCACAGAAGATTGACCGCTCACTGATCAGCGACAAATCGAAAACCAGTAGTGGTGGTATCAATACCGGACAGCTGAGCCGCAATACTGGTGGTTCTGCTCTGTCAGGACGTGAGACAACTCAGGTGGAAGTCGCGGAAGCGACCCAGGCCGCCAAATCCAGCAGCAAGGAAGCCAGGCAGGAGCGTGGCAGCCGTGGTGAAGAGTCTATTCGCCAGGTAATGGAAGCCAACAAAGGGGCGATTTTTGCCATCTACAACCGGGCCTTGCGCCGGGACCCGACCCTAGCAGGCAAGGTCACAGTGCAACTGGTGATTGAGGCAGACGGCACCATTTCGGCAGTTAATCTGGTGAGTAGCGAGCTGGGCAATGAGGACCTGGAACGCAAATTACTGGCCCGTATCCGCCTGATCAATTTCGGCTCCGCCAATGTGGAAAAATCCACCCTGAATTATTCCATCGATTTCCTGCCGTCCTGA
- a CDS encoding ExbD/TolR family protein — protein sequence MKATIGGKLKGRKQRRHKQTKLNLVSLMDIFTILVFFLLVNSSDVEVLQADKTITLPESTSTEKPETTTVVRINGDELLVGNRIIARTADISPGDEQIKPLRDELEYLASRAEPLPADKQAVGRPITILGDEEVPYALLKQIMNTCAAADYRDIDLAVTQTAPQDPAAPAAGR from the coding sequence ATGAAAGCGACAATCGGCGGCAAGCTGAAAGGACGCAAGCAGCGCAGGCATAAACAGACCAAGCTGAACCTGGTTTCCCTGATGGATATTTTCACCATTCTGGTTTTTTTCCTACTGGTGAACTCGTCAGATGTTGAAGTGCTGCAGGCGGACAAAACCATCACACTTCCCGAATCCACCTCGACGGAAAAGCCAGAAACCACCACCGTGGTGCGGATCAATGGCGACGAGTTATTGGTGGGCAATCGTATAATTGCAAGGACCGCAGACATTTCCCCGGGCGATGAGCAAATCAAGCCGCTGCGAGATGAACTCGAATATCTGGCCAGTCGCGCGGAACCTCTTCCGGCAGACAAGCAGGCAGTAGGTCGCCCGATCACTATTCTGGGGGACGAAGAAGTACCCTATGCACTGCTCAAACAAATCATGAATACCTGTGCTGCGGCGGACTATCGCGATATCGATCTCGCGGTCACCCAGACTGCACCTCAGGATCCGGCCGCACCGGCCGCCGGTCGTTAA
- a CDS encoding ExbD/TolR family protein, translating to MAIRRRLETDPDLDITSFMSLMTVLVPVLLLNMVFSHISVLNLNLPGLSDPSVAEQNENRQLELVLRAEHIDINYPAGIRVKRIPNRDGKPDFKLVSDVLQEVKRSLREKDIDKKDLVILSEPGTPYRTLVSAMDTARSFRAVVAASVVDAELFPQISLGDAPLQGTQAQDEQLAGN from the coding sequence ATGGCTATCCGACGCAGGCTGGAAACCGATCCGGATCTGGACATCACCTCGTTCATGAGCCTGATGACCGTGCTGGTCCCCGTATTACTGTTGAATATGGTGTTTTCCCATATCTCCGTGCTGAACCTCAACCTGCCTGGTTTGAGCGATCCCAGTGTCGCGGAGCAGAATGAAAACCGGCAACTGGAACTGGTGCTGCGCGCTGAGCACATCGACATCAACTATCCGGCGGGGATTCGCGTAAAGCGTATTCCCAACCGGGACGGCAAGCCGGATTTCAAACTGGTGTCCGATGTACTGCAGGAAGTGAAGCGCAGCCTGCGGGAAAAAGATATCGACAAAAAGGACCTGGTCATTCTCTCGGAGCCCGGCACACCCTATCGCACACTGGTAAGTGCCATGGACACAGCGCGCTCTTTCCGCGCGGTGGTGGCAGCGTCGGTGGTGGATGCGGAACTGTTTCCGCAGATTTCCCTCGGCGATGCGCCGCTGCAAGGTACACAGGCGCAAGACGAACAGCTGGCAGGCAATTGA
- a CDS encoding MotA/TolQ/ExbB proton channel family protein, producing MEFFNTLLRFFQNGGPFMYPIALVLVIGIVLVVERWVFLSRAKSANRRAYGQMLPMMQQRNFAAALKVAQQDKASMGQIIAAGISTAQHARKDENIAMAIEESILEAVPRLEKRTNYLATLANIATLLGLLGTIIGLIAAFTAVANADPSEKASMLSSSISVAMNTTAFGLISAIPLLLAYSMLQNKTNEIIDSLEMAGVKFLNLITLTRGQKADASARPAAKAGATA from the coding sequence ATGGAATTTTTCAACACACTGCTGCGTTTTTTCCAGAACGGCGGCCCTTTCATGTACCCCATCGCCCTGGTGTTGGTGATCGGCATAGTGCTGGTGGTCGAACGCTGGGTTTTTCTGTCACGAGCCAAGTCGGCCAACCGCCGCGCCTACGGACAGATGCTGCCGATGATGCAGCAGCGCAATTTTGCCGCTGCGCTCAAAGTCGCCCAGCAGGACAAAGCCTCCATGGGCCAGATTATTGCTGCAGGTATCTCCACGGCCCAGCACGCGCGCAAAGATGAAAATATTGCGATGGCCATCGAAGAAAGCATCCTTGAAGCCGTACCGCGCCTGGAAAAGCGCACCAACTATCTCGCAACCCTCGCCAACATCGCCACCCTGCTCGGGCTACTGGGCACCATCATCGGTCTGATTGCGGCGTTTACTGCGGTGGCCAACGCCGATCCCTCCGAAAAAGCCTCCATGCTCTCTTCCAGTATTTCCGTGGCCATGAACACCACCGCGTTCGGCCTTATTTCCGCGATTCCGCTGCTGCTGGCCTACTCCATGCTGCAAAATAAAACCAACGAAATTATCGACAGCCTGGAAATGGCCGGGGTGAAATTCCTCAACCTGATTACCCTGACTCGCGGCCAGAAAGCCGACGCCAGCGCACGCCCGGCGGCAAAAGCCGGTGCTACTGCCTGA
- a CDS encoding tetratricopeptide repeat protein — translation MRLTDKQFFKYFCSVAALAIVLAGCAGNPRSPEPATTAGHTVDENGKRIASPNPYLTAAGDVPAAAQQALGRAHGFFAQQQFAAAERELQQVVTQWPQLSGAWLNLAKVQLKLNQPKQAEASLQHSVTANANNVFAWNSLGVLMRDLGRFEEARGAYENALALWPDFAIAHRNLGILFDLYLHQPEQALHHYREARALASEDDRVLAGWIMDLERRL, via the coding sequence ATGCGGCTTACTGACAAGCAATTTTTCAAGTATTTCTGCAGCGTTGCCGCACTGGCCATCGTTCTCGCCGGCTGCGCTGGCAATCCGCGCAGCCCTGAGCCAGCCACCACCGCGGGACATACAGTGGATGAGAACGGCAAACGCATCGCCAGCCCTAATCCTTACCTGACTGCGGCGGGTGATGTTCCCGCTGCGGCACAACAGGCGCTGGGACGGGCCCATGGTTTTTTCGCGCAACAGCAGTTCGCTGCCGCGGAGAGGGAATTACAGCAGGTTGTTACTCAGTGGCCTCAGCTCTCCGGCGCCTGGCTGAATCTGGCCAAGGTGCAATTGAAACTGAACCAGCCCAAACAGGCCGAAGCAAGTCTGCAGCATTCCGTCACCGCCAATGCCAACAACGTGTTTGCGTGGAATTCTCTAGGGGTTCTAATGCGGGACCTGGGGCGCTTCGAAGAAGCCCGCGGGGCCTACGAAAATGCGCTGGCACTATGGCCGGATTTCGCCATCGCCCATCGCAACCTGGGAATCCTGTTTGATCTCTACCTGCACCAACCGGAACAGGCCTTGCATCACTATCGCGAGGCAAGGGCGCTGGCAAGCGAGGACGACCGCGTACTGGCAGGCTGGATCATGGATCTGGAGCGGAGACTGTAA
- a CDS encoding tetratricopeptide repeat protein encodes MKPVISRRPAQARPSSHKKILALTLCVNAVLAGCASQFDPGTTLAALPAVTLPQEPALEVPKVALPVLIDSYQKALTANRDPKTRRQIQLRLADLEMERLEQLQADNPEMAVAYSEAVRHYEALLQTSADDDYLAYRLARARALDGNTGGSLQALDNIVATAPQSPFIAEALFRRGEAAFGHKNYRTAEQDFAAVLAQGDTPFARNARYMLGWSQFKDARYQDASNTFLALMDELLAESQAEKRALEQLEKGQRRLADDTLRVLALGFNYLGGAQVIESFNPQPGPRSYQHQLYRALGDWYAESERYRDGAQTFLTYVERNPQNRAAPSMHVRAVEILQQGNFPSEVLPAKREFATRYGIRSHYWQNADDTLRGELADYLKPWLEELARFDHARAQALAKEAAREADKPKGNARVIARAQRESRAAFLVAADLYREFIQTFPADLKAPLLTFLMAECYNEAGQSALAFNAYQRVAWEFTEETGTVPAQATEAGYAAILMAGAARTSEKNPEQAALWLDRKTETSLRFAESWPHDRRALAVQLDAARNLFEQYRHGETIAATEKAAAWQPPPNPQQRRTILMLLGHSHFETDNFPAAENAYSQLLASMASGDPEYLNTRDRLQSSIYKQAELILQQLQLSDDSTEATARAEQAIALLLRVRDSGRSSIAATAQYDAVTQLINLQYWSRARAELTDFRQSYPQHPLTPSLAAKAVVIYQGLDLPEAAADELLLLANSDPDPEVRRSSLFMAAELFEQAGNIDKATDAYRQYVRQWREPPLQNLEAQFQLATLYQKAGNQRERNLWLQSLAGNKLPEPRSRYLAAFAQNALAEQSYARFERLALTLPLKQSLKNKKQAMETTVADYKKVLDFGIAEFTTAANFRLAEVYRQLSRDLMDSQRPNGLNPLELEQYEILLEEQAYPFEEKAIELHEANVKRTADGVYDEWVKNSFSSLETLLPARYRKPESTVEWSDAAY; translated from the coding sequence GTGAAACCAGTTATTTCCCGTCGCCCGGCACAAGCGCGGCCGTCATCGCACAAAAAAATCCTCGCGCTCACTCTCTGCGTCAACGCGGTTCTCGCCGGCTGCGCCAGCCAGTTTGATCCAGGTACCACTTTGGCGGCACTGCCTGCGGTCACCCTGCCACAAGAGCCGGCCCTGGAAGTGCCAAAGGTGGCACTGCCGGTATTGATAGACAGCTACCAAAAGGCTCTCACCGCAAATCGCGACCCGAAAACCCGCCGCCAGATCCAATTGCGCCTGGCAGATCTGGAAATGGAACGCCTGGAGCAGTTGCAGGCAGACAACCCGGAAATGGCCGTGGCTTACAGCGAGGCCGTACGCCACTACGAGGCCCTGCTGCAGACTTCCGCGGATGACGATTACCTCGCCTATCGCCTGGCCCGCGCCCGTGCCCTGGACGGCAACACCGGTGGCTCACTGCAGGCCCTGGATAATATCGTCGCCACCGCACCGCAATCCCCGTTTATTGCCGAAGCCCTGTTCCGCCGTGGCGAGGCCGCTTTCGGACACAAGAATTACCGCACCGCGGAGCAGGATTTTGCCGCGGTCCTGGCCCAGGGAGACACACCCTTCGCCCGGAACGCGCGCTATATGTTGGGTTGGAGCCAGTTCAAGGATGCCCGCTACCAGGATGCCAGCAATACATTCCTGGCTCTGATGGATGAACTACTGGCGGAATCGCAGGCGGAAAAACGGGCACTGGAGCAACTGGAAAAAGGCCAGCGCCGACTGGCGGACGACACCCTGCGGGTGCTCGCGCTCGGGTTCAATTACCTGGGCGGCGCACAGGTGATCGAGTCCTTTAACCCCCAGCCGGGCCCACGCTCCTATCAGCATCAGCTGTACCGCGCCCTCGGTGACTGGTACGCGGAAAGCGAGCGCTACCGCGACGGCGCGCAGACGTTCCTCACCTATGTGGAGCGCAACCCGCAGAATCGCGCGGCACCGTCCATGCACGTGCGCGCGGTGGAAATCCTGCAGCAGGGCAATTTCCCCAGCGAGGTACTGCCCGCGAAGCGCGAATTCGCCACCCGCTACGGTATCCGCAGCCACTACTGGCAGAACGCCGACGACACGCTGCGCGGTGAACTGGCGGATTATCTCAAGCCCTGGCTGGAGGAACTGGCGCGCTTTGACCACGCCCGCGCCCAGGCCCTGGCCAAAGAGGCCGCTCGGGAGGCGGACAAGCCCAAAGGCAATGCCAGGGTCATCGCCAGGGCACAGCGGGAATCCCGCGCAGCGTTCCTCGTTGCTGCAGATCTTTACCGTGAATTCATCCAGACATTTCCCGCAGACCTCAAGGCACCGCTGCTCACATTCCTGATGGCAGAGTGCTACAACGAAGCCGGACAATCCGCCCTCGCTTTTAACGCCTACCAGCGCGTGGCCTGGGAATTTACCGAGGAAACCGGCACGGTCCCCGCACAGGCGACGGAAGCGGGTTACGCGGCGATCCTGATGGCTGGCGCCGCGCGCACAAGCGAGAAAAACCCCGAACAGGCCGCGCTCTGGCTCGACCGGAAAACCGAAACCAGCCTCCGCTTTGCCGAGTCCTGGCCCCACGACCGCCGCGCACTGGCGGTGCAACTGGATGCAGCCCGCAACCTGTTCGAGCAGTACCGCCACGGGGAAACCATCGCCGCCACGGAAAAGGCGGCCGCCTGGCAGCCACCGCCGAATCCGCAGCAGCGTCGCACCATTCTGATGCTGCTCGGGCACAGCCATTTCGAAACCGACAATTTCCCCGCGGCAGAAAATGCCTACAGCCAGCTGCTCGCCAGCATGGCATCCGGCGATCCGGAATATCTGAACACCCGCGACCGACTGCAGTCGTCCATTTACAAACAGGCGGAACTCATCCTCCAACAGCTACAGCTCAGCGATGACAGCACGGAAGCCACCGCTCGCGCAGAGCAGGCCATCGCGCTGTTGCTGCGGGTGCGCGATAGCGGTCGTTCGTCCATCGCCGCCACCGCCCAGTACGATGCCGTCACCCAGCTGATAAATCTGCAGTACTGGTCGCGGGCCCGCGCTGAACTGACCGACTTCCGTCAATCTTATCCACAACACCCGCTGACGCCGTCACTGGCCGCCAAGGCAGTGGTCATTTATCAGGGGCTGGATCTGCCGGAAGCGGCAGCGGACGAATTGCTGTTGCTGGCCAACAGCGATCCCGATCCGGAGGTGCGCCGCAGCTCCCTGTTCATGGCCGCAGAGCTGTTCGAACAGGCCGGTAACATCGACAAGGCCACCGATGCCTACCGCCAGTACGTACGGCAGTGGCGCGAGCCCCCATTGCAGAACCTGGAAGCCCAGTTCCAGCTTGCGACCCTTTATCAGAAAGCCGGCAACCAGCGCGAGCGCAATCTTTGGTTGCAGAGCCTGGCGGGTAACAAATTACCCGAACCCCGCAGCCGTTACCTCGCTGCCTTCGCGCAAAATGCGCTTGCGGAGCAGAGCTACGCCCGCTTCGAGCGCCTAGCGCTGACCCTGCCGCTGAAGCAGAGCCTGAAAAACAAAAAGCAGGCAATGGAGACAACGGTGGCGGACTACAAAAAAGTGCTCGACTTCGGCATCGCCGAATTTACCACCGCCGCCAATTTCCGGCTGGCGGAAGTTTATCGCCAGTTGAGTCGCGACCTGATGGACTCACAGCGTCCCAATGGGCTCAATCCACTGGAACTTGAGCAATACGAAATTCTGCTGGAAGAGCAGGCCTATCCGTTCGAGGAAAAAGCCATCGAGTTGCACGAGGCGAATGTTAAACGCACCGCCGATGGCGTGTATGACGAATGGGTAAAGAACAGTTTCTCCTCCCTGGAAACGCTGCTGCCGGCCCGCTATCGCAAACCTGAATCGACTGTGGAGTGGAGCGATGCGGCTTACTGA